Proteins co-encoded in one bacterium genomic window:
- the gatA gene encoding Asp-tRNA(Asn)/Glu-tRNA(Gln) amidotransferase subunit GatA — MPLMTVHEIARQLSGGEVSSREVVTRYLGQIENVNDTVNAVVDLMRDEALAAADESDARRKAGNALGPLDGVPVLLKDNMCKSGTLTTCASKILSNFRAPYDSTVAQKLEAAGAIILGKANMDEFAMGSSNEQSAHGAARNPWNPAFVPGGSSGGSAAAVAAGMAPAALGSDTGGSIRQPAGFCGVVGLKPTYGRVSRYGLVAFASSLDQIGPLTVDVEDAALMLGAIAGHDPRDSTSSELGTDDYYGQLKSGSLKGLRVGRPKEFFEVEGLDAEVAAACRNALTELENAGAQIVDVSMPHAAKFAVSTYYVIATAEASSNLARYDGAHYGFRAEGTKDIVEMFSKTRAAGFGDEVKRRIMLGTFVLSAETFDAYYLRAQKVRTLIQQDYTAALEKVDVIAAPTAPTAAFRIGDKIGDPMQMYLSDIFTLSLNLAGYCGLSMPVGFTDVGMPVGMQLFSGPFAEAKLLQSAWQLEQALAVVNSRTATLAG, encoded by the coding sequence ATGCCCTTGATGACGGTTCACGAAATCGCCCGCCAGTTGAGCGGTGGGGAAGTCTCTTCCCGCGAGGTCGTCACACGCTATCTCGGCCAGATCGAGAATGTGAATGACACGGTCAACGCCGTCGTCGATTTGATGCGGGATGAAGCGCTCGCCGCCGCCGACGAGTCGGATGCGCGCCGCAAGGCCGGAAACGCCCTCGGGCCGCTGGATGGCGTACCGGTTCTGCTGAAGGATAACATGTGCAAGAGCGGCACGCTGACAACGTGCGCCAGCAAGATCCTGTCGAACTTCCGCGCTCCGTACGATTCGACCGTCGCTCAGAAACTGGAAGCGGCCGGCGCGATCATCCTCGGCAAGGCCAACATGGACGAGTTCGCCATGGGCAGCTCGAATGAGCAGTCCGCGCACGGTGCCGCTCGCAACCCGTGGAACCCCGCCTTCGTGCCGGGTGGCTCCTCCGGCGGATCGGCTGCGGCGGTTGCTGCAGGAATGGCGCCTGCGGCGCTCGGAAGCGACACCGGCGGTTCGATTCGGCAGCCCGCCGGATTTTGCGGTGTCGTCGGGCTGAAGCCGACATACGGCCGTGTGTCGCGCTACGGACTCGTGGCGTTCGCCTCGTCGCTTGACCAGATCGGCCCATTGACGGTGGATGTCGAAGACGCGGCTTTGATGCTGGGCGCGATCGCAGGACACGATCCGAGGGACAGTACGAGCTCTGAGCTTGGTACGGACGATTACTACGGACAGTTGAAGAGCGGCTCCCTCAAGGGCCTGCGCGTCGGTCGGCCGAAGGAATTCTTCGAGGTCGAAGGCCTGGATGCCGAGGTCGCTGCGGCTTGCCGCAATGCTCTCACCGAGCTTGAGAACGCCGGCGCCCAGATTGTCGACGTCTCCATGCCGCACGCCGCGAAGTTCGCCGTGTCGACGTACTACGTGATCGCGACGGCCGAGGCCAGCTCCAACCTCGCGCGCTACGACGGAGCCCACTACGGCTTCCGCGCCGAAGGAACCAAGGACATCGTCGAGATGTTCTCCAAGACGCGTGCCGCCGGGTTTGGCGATGAAGTGAAACGCCGCATCATGCTTGGGACTTTCGTCCTCTCGGCCGAGACCTTCGACGCCTACTACCTGCGAGCCCAGAAGGTTCGCACGCTGATCCAGCAGGACTACACTGCTGCGCTTGAGAAGGTCGACGTGATTGCAGCGCCAACCGCTCCCACGGCTGCGTTCCGAATCGGCGACAAGATCGGCGACCCGATGCAGATGTACCTGTCCGACATCTTCACGCTGTCCCTGAACCTCGCCGGCTACTGCGGACTCTCCATGCCGGTAGGATTCACGGACGTGGGAATGCCCGTCGGAATGCAGCTCTTCAGCGGCCCCTTCGCCGAGGCGAAGCTGCTTCAGTCAGCCTGGCAGCTCGAGCAGGCGCTGGCCGTCGTCAATTCCCGGACAGCTACGCTGGCGGGCTGA
- a CDS encoding GDP-mannose 4,6-dehydratase, whose protein sequence is MMRAIVTGVAGFLGSSLAEALLDRGDSVLGIDCFTDYYSRAIKERNLFGLRDRENFEFNAGNMLDLRWDHLLEGVDVVFHQAAQAGVRASWGEEFECYTQWNVLATQRLLEAVKQTPGPPRVIYASSSSIYGERTDLPMCESDRPQPVSPYGVTKLAAEHLCVLYAKCFGIHTASLRYFTVYGPRQRPDMAFHKFFRAIFTEKEIPQYGDGQQTRDFTYVSDAVAANLAAAENSEPGGVYNIGGGSRVTLAHCLEEMGRVTGIEPRIRQFPRQDGDVTHTGADISRAREVLRWQPNVGLAEGLAAEAQYVRELLEEGL, encoded by the coding sequence ATCATGCGCGCCATTGTCACCGGTGTGGCCGGGTTTCTTGGGTCCAGTCTTGCAGAAGCGCTCCTCGATCGAGGCGATTCCGTTCTCGGCATCGATTGCTTCACGGACTATTACTCTCGGGCGATCAAGGAACGGAACCTTTTCGGCTTGCGCGACCGGGAGAACTTCGAATTCAACGCCGGCAATATGCTGGACCTGCGTTGGGACCACCTGTTGGAGGGCGTCGACGTGGTTTTCCACCAGGCTGCCCAGGCCGGTGTCCGCGCCAGTTGGGGCGAGGAGTTCGAGTGCTACACCCAGTGGAATGTGCTGGCCACGCAGCGTTTGCTCGAGGCCGTCAAGCAAACCCCCGGGCCGCCGCGCGTGATCTACGCGTCCTCCAGTTCAATTTATGGTGAACGCACCGACTTGCCCATGTGCGAGAGCGACCGACCGCAGCCGGTCTCGCCCTACGGCGTCACGAAACTGGCCGCCGAGCACCTCTGCGTGCTGTACGCGAAGTGTTTCGGAATCCACACGGCATCGTTGCGATACTTCACTGTCTACGGACCGCGCCAGCGCCCCGACATGGCGTTTCACAAGTTCTTCCGCGCGATTTTCACCGAGAAGGAAATCCCGCAGTACGGCGACGGCCAGCAGACGCGGGATTTCACCTATGTGAGCGATGCCGTCGCGGCCAACCTCGCCGCGGCGGAGAACTCGGAACCCGGCGGCGTCTACAACATCGGCGGTGGCAGCCGGGTGACGTTGGCGCACTGTCTTGAAGAAATGGGGCGCGTCACCGGAATCGAGCCGCGCATTCGGCAATTCCCTCGCCAGGATGGTGACGTCACCCACACCGGCGCGGATATCAGCCGGGCGCGGGAAGTGCTTCGTTGGCAGCCGAACGTTGGACTGGCCGAGGGCCTTGCCGCCGAGGCACAGTACGTTCGCGAACTTCTCGAGGAAGGACTCTGA
- a CDS encoding histidinol-phosphatase, which yields MRVDYHAHTPLCHHAYGDPRDYAERAADLGLDEFGFSEHSYWMTMLGERRLAPSREEMQRYLAIMDELREDYDGKLGRPLLRVGLEADWVPKRFDEAMKFIESYPFDYVLGSVHHLLDPSAGTMVSTWGFLSQDIESVYDVYFTEVGRLARSGLCDILAHLDVIRRSGSVPKQGVLPFVDRILPDILEGDVAVEINTSGRDHRNRDFFPCRPVLELLVQAGVPITFGSDSHTPEQVGRYFDEAVEYLRSCGGTEFARFDKRQRIMTPLEDLG from the coding sequence ATGCGCGTCGACTATCACGCTCACACACCGCTCTGCCACCACGCCTACGGGGACCCTCGCGATTACGCCGAGCGCGCTGCCGACCTCGGATTGGATGAGTTCGGCTTCTCCGAGCATTCCTACTGGATGACCATGCTGGGAGAGAGGCGCCTCGCTCCAAGTCGTGAGGAAATGCAGCGCTATCTCGCCATCATGGACGAGTTGCGCGAGGACTACGACGGGAAGCTTGGGCGACCGCTGCTGCGTGTGGGGCTGGAGGCGGACTGGGTTCCGAAGCGTTTCGACGAGGCGATGAAGTTTATCGAATCCTATCCTTTCGACTACGTTCTCGGCAGCGTCCACCATCTGCTCGATCCGAGCGCCGGGACCATGGTTTCTACCTGGGGCTTCTTGTCTCAAGATATCGAGTCCGTCTACGACGTGTACTTCACCGAAGTCGGCCGGCTGGCCCGCAGCGGCCTGTGCGACATCCTGGCTCACCTGGACGTAATTCGGCGATCCGGTTCCGTGCCGAAGCAGGGCGTTCTGCCGTTCGTCGACCGGATTCTGCCGGATATCCTCGAAGGCGACGTGGCGGTCGAGATCAACACCAGCGGCCGCGATCACCGAAACCGGGACTTCTTCCCCTGCCGCCCGGTGCTGGAATTGCTCGTCCAGGCCGGGGTTCCGATCACATTCGGATCGGATTCGCACACTCCGGAGCAAGTCGGGCGCTACTTCGACGAGGCTGTCGAGTACCTCCGAAGCTGTGGCGGTACGGAGTTCGCTCGCTTCGACAAGCGGCAACGAATCATGACTCCGTTGGAAGACCTGGGCTGA
- the accB gene encoding acetyl-CoA carboxylase biotin carboxyl carrier protein — MPQPTHDQIKELISLVGEKGIEELELENGEFHLKIVGRKAPAQIIAAPAAPAIAGVSAQELGGATPLPVPASAAAPAAAEPPKDEDANLKKITAPMVGTFYRAPSPESLPFIEVGDRVDEDTVMCIIEAMKLMNEIKAEVRGVVRKVLVENGQPIEYGQPMFAIEPS; from the coding sequence ATGCCTCAACCCACGCACGATCAGATCAAGGAACTCATCTCCCTGGTGGGAGAGAAGGGCATCGAGGAACTGGAGTTAGAGAACGGCGAGTTCCACCTGAAGATCGTCGGGCGCAAAGCGCCCGCCCAGATCATTGCGGCCCCGGCCGCTCCGGCCATCGCTGGCGTTTCCGCGCAAGAACTCGGCGGCGCCACGCCGCTTCCCGTCCCCGCTTCCGCGGCAGCTCCCGCCGCGGCCGAGCCTCCCAAGGATGAGGACGCTAATCTGAAGAAGATCACCGCTCCGATGGTCGGGACCTTCTACCGGGCTCCGTCGCCCGAATCGCTCCCGTTCATCGAGGTTGGCGATCGAGTCGACGAGGACACGGTCATGTGTATCATCGAGGCGATGAAGCTCATGAACGAGATCAAGGCGGAGGTGCGCGGCGTTGTGCGCAAGGTGCTGGTCGAGAATGGCCAGCCCATCGAGTACGGCCAGCCCATGTTCGCGATCGAGCCCAGCTAA
- a CDS encoding Asp23/Gls24 family envelope stress response protein: protein MTETKQNESYAEELEGPFVTDQDGHIEISNDVIARIAGIATTEVDDVSLESKSALAKVLTGRKEPVQGILIERDPENNSVVITCSVRMAYGKDMYELAVRLRHHIKDTVEKMTRAIVSRVDIKIVGIILSEPHRREVEEEEEE from the coding sequence ATGACAGAGACCAAGCAGAACGAAAGCTACGCGGAAGAACTCGAAGGCCCGTTTGTGACGGACCAGGATGGACACATCGAGATCAGTAACGACGTGATCGCCCGCATCGCCGGCATCGCGACCACCGAGGTGGACGACGTCTCGCTGGAGAGCAAGTCCGCCCTCGCAAAGGTTCTCACCGGCCGCAAGGAGCCCGTTCAGGGCATCCTGATCGAGCGCGACCCGGAGAACAACAGCGTCGTGATCACCTGCTCGGTGCGCATGGCGTACGGCAAGGACATGTATGAGCTGGCAGTTCGCCTGCGCCATCACATCAAGGACACCGTCGAGAAGATGACTCGCGCGATCGTGAGTCGCGTCGATATCAAGATCGTCGGCATCATCCTCTCCGAGCCGCACCGCCGCGAAGTCGAGGAAGAAGAAGAAGAGTAA
- a CDS encoding glycosyltransferase family 4 protein, translated as MAERLRILHLTASHRWTGAAEPAARQAAAETQAGHDVLYAMTTGSSFERRAREAGVEVTGAVPFERSYWPHRKLRDLRLLKELIADYKPDVVHSHLTHDHILAGVAIGPTGPGKPILVRTFHRESPPRQDAFTKSLVEKRTAGIVTISTQQEDALSQAFGLSNERMLRIGGQVDLDVFQPGERPVDMRKEWGIEPDAPVIGLISRLRRTRGIDWMLDAAEIALKQNPEARLVICGRGSYKDKMLERLEQLSVKNQIIYAGYVSGDELIGAYHAFDVALMLIPGNDGSCRSALEAMACGRPVIGGDIGAIHDLLDEGDFGWLVPTNDASALADAMVKATADPAACRARGDAARQHIEREHSPTAVARHVLDFYGRLIEARDGVAAR; from the coding sequence ATGGCGGAGAGGTTGAGAATCCTGCACTTGACGGCATCGCATCGGTGGACCGGTGCCGCCGAACCTGCCGCGCGCCAGGCCGCCGCTGAAACACAGGCGGGACACGACGTGCTCTACGCAATGACGACCGGCAGCAGCTTCGAGCGCCGCGCGCGCGAAGCCGGCGTCGAAGTCACTGGCGCCGTACCCTTCGAGCGCTCCTACTGGCCGCACCGCAAACTGAGGGATCTCCGCCTTCTGAAAGAACTCATCGCCGACTACAAGCCTGATGTCGTCCACTCTCACCTGACGCACGATCACATTCTAGCCGGCGTCGCCATCGGGCCGACCGGACCCGGCAAGCCGATCCTCGTCCGCACATTCCATCGCGAATCGCCTCCGCGCCAGGATGCCTTCACGAAGTCACTGGTTGAAAAACGGACTGCCGGTATCGTGACGATTTCCACGCAGCAGGAAGACGCGCTGTCGCAGGCTTTCGGTCTTTCCAACGAGCGCATGCTGCGCATCGGCGGCCAGGTCGATCTCGATGTCTTCCAGCCCGGCGAACGCCCGGTCGACATGCGCAAGGAATGGGGCATCGAACCCGATGCTCCTGTGATCGGCCTGATCAGCCGACTTCGTCGCACACGCGGGATCGACTGGATGCTGGATGCCGCGGAGATCGCCTTGAAGCAGAACCCAGAGGCGCGCCTCGTGATCTGCGGCCGCGGTAGCTATAAGGACAAGATGCTCGAACGCCTCGAGCAGCTTTCCGTCAAGAACCAGATCATCTATGCCGGCTACGTCTCCGGCGACGAACTGATTGGGGCTTACCACGCGTTCGACGTCGCGCTGATGTTGATCCCTGGCAACGACGGTTCCTGTCGCAGCGCCCTCGAAGCGATGGCCTGCGGGCGTCCCGTCATCGGTGGCGACATCGGTGCGATTCACGATTTGCTGGACGAGGGCGACTTCGGTTGGCTCGTTCCCACAAACGACGCGTCCGCACTGGCCGACGCGATGGTTAAGGCAACTGCCGATCCCGCCGCCTGTCGAGCGCGTGGAGACGCAGCCCGGCAGCATATCGAGCGCGAACACTCACCAACTGCCGTCGCGCGTCATGTGTTGGATTTCTACGGACGACTGATTGAAGCCCGTGACGGTGTCGCGGCGCGCTGA
- the accC gene encoding acetyl-CoA carboxylase biotin carboxylase subunit, which yields MFKKILIANRGEIAVRIIRACRELGIRCVAVYSEADRNSLHVHMADEALCIGPPPGAESYLNVARIISAAEVTDADAIHPGYGFLAENADFAEICDECNIAFIGPSPDSIRRMGDKSVAKATAKAAGCPTVPGSDGEIDDVDDAKKLADKIGYPVMVKASAGGGGRGMRLVKNAEGFVNAFNTARAEAGGAFGNPNVYIEKCILEPKHVEVQIIGDAHGNVIHLGERDCSVQRRHQKLIEEAPCPVIDEKLRAKMGEAAVACAKAVDYCGAGTVEFLLDKDRKHFYFMEMNTRVQVEHPITEMVTDVDIIKEQISVAAGEKLSLKQSDIQLHGHSIECRINAEDPVKNFMPCPGRLDDYVPPGGPGVRVDSACYPQCVIPPYYDSMVAKLIVHDKTREQAIARMRRALDEFVVEGIKTTIPFHIAVLNSPEFGEGNFGTDFLEKWQPPETLKEPRRPIR from the coding sequence ATGTTCAAGAAAATCCTCATCGCCAACCGCGGAGAGATCGCCGTACGGATCATCCGTGCCTGCCGCGAGTTGGGCATTCGATGTGTGGCTGTGTATAGCGAGGCCGACCGGAATAGCCTCCACGTCCACATGGCCGACGAAGCGCTCTGCATCGGGCCGCCTCCGGGGGCCGAGAGCTATTTGAACGTCGCTCGCATCATCAGCGCGGCCGAAGTCACCGACGCCGACGCGATCCACCCGGGTTATGGCTTCCTGGCGGAAAACGCGGACTTTGCGGAAATCTGCGACGAGTGCAACATCGCGTTCATCGGCCCATCACCGGATTCGATCCGCCGCATGGGCGATAAGAGCGTGGCCAAGGCCACGGCCAAGGCCGCTGGCTGTCCGACGGTTCCAGGAAGTGACGGCGAAATCGACGACGTCGATGATGCGAAGAAGCTGGCAGACAAGATCGGCTATCCAGTGATGGTGAAGGCCTCTGCCGGCGGTGGCGGGCGCGGCATGCGTCTCGTCAAGAACGCAGAAGGTTTCGTCAACGCCTTCAACACAGCCCGGGCCGAGGCCGGCGGCGCATTTGGCAATCCGAATGTCTACATCGAGAAGTGCATCCTCGAACCGAAGCATGTCGAAGTTCAAATCATCGGCGATGCGCACGGAAACGTGATTCACCTGGGCGAGCGCGATTGCTCGGTCCAGCGTCGTCACCAGAAGCTGATCGAAGAAGCGCCTTGCCCGGTGATCGACGAGAAATTGCGCGCAAAGATGGGCGAAGCGGCCGTTGCTTGCGCGAAGGCCGTGGACTACTGCGGCGCAGGCACCGTCGAGTTCCTGCTCGATAAGGACCGCAAGCACTTCTACTTCATGGAAATGAACACGCGCGTCCAGGTCGAGCATCCGATCACCGAAATGGTGACCGATGTGGACATCATCAAGGAGCAGATTTCCGTCGCGGCGGGGGAGAAGCTCTCGCTCAAGCAGTCGGACATTCAGCTTCATGGGCACTCCATCGAGTGCCGCATCAACGCCGAGGATCCGGTGAAGAATTTCATGCCGTGTCCGGGCAGACTGGACGACTACGTTCCGCCCGGAGGTCCTGGCGTGCGCGTGGATAGCGCCTGCTACCCGCAGTGTGTGATTCCGCCCTACTACGATTCGATGGTGGCGAAGCTGATCGTCCACGACAAGACACGCGAGCAAGCCATAGCGCGCATGCGGCGTGCCTTGGACGAGTTCGTCGTTGAAGGCATCAAAACAACGATTCCGTTCCACATTGCCGTGTTGAATTCGCCGGAATTTGGCGAAGGCAATTTCGGAACGGACTTCCTGGAGAAGTGGCAACCGCCCGAAACGCTGAAGGAGCCACGTCGGCCCATTCGCTGA
- the gatC gene encoding Asp-tRNA(Asn)/Glu-tRNA(Gln) amidotransferase subunit GatC: MAGDDLQKVDKVERIDRDRVRHVALLSRLELSDDEVERYSRELTEIVGHLNLLAELDLDGVEPTSHAIPTRNVFRTDVPSKSLAPGQALANAPEQEDDCFKVPQII; encoded by the coding sequence ATGGCCGGAGACGATCTCCAGAAAGTCGACAAAGTTGAACGAATCGATCGGGACCGCGTGCGACACGTGGCCCTGCTCTCGCGTCTGGAGCTCAGCGACGACGAGGTCGAGCGCTACTCTCGCGAACTGACCGAGATCGTCGGCCATTTGAATCTCCTGGCGGAACTGGACCTCGACGGCGTCGAGCCAACCAGTCACGCCATCCCCACGAGGAACGTCTTCCGCACCGATGTGCCGAGCAAGAGTCTGGCGCCCGGCCAGGCGCTCGCGAACGCCCCGGAGCAGGAAGACGACTGCTTCAAAGTCCCGCAGATTATCTGA
- a CDS encoding adenylyltransferase/cytidyltransferase family protein, with translation MTEDKILKDYEAASAWAEEQRRAGRKVVFTNGVFDLLHAGHVDSLRRAADEGDALIVALNDDESVRRLKGEGRPILPLDQRQRVIAGLESVRAVVAFHEDTPAKIIEAVAPDVLVKGGHYSVPEIVGHEFVLERGGRVLSLPLLPGSSTSGLIEEIKKRFA, from the coding sequence ATGACTGAAGACAAGATCCTGAAGGACTACGAGGCGGCATCTGCCTGGGCTGAGGAGCAGCGCCGTGCCGGCCGAAAGGTTGTGTTCACCAACGGTGTTTTCGATCTTCTGCATGCCGGGCACGTCGATTCGCTGCGACGCGCCGCGGACGAAGGCGATGCGTTGATCGTCGCCCTGAACGACGATGAGTCGGTCCGCCGCCTGAAGGGCGAAGGCCGTCCGATTCTGCCCCTGGACCAGCGCCAACGCGTCATCGCCGGCCTGGAATCCGTGCGGGCAGTTGTGGCGTTTCACGAGGATACACCCGCCAAAATCATCGAGGCCGTCGCCCCCGACGTCCTCGTCAAGGGCGGTCATTACAGCGTGCCTGAAATCGTCGGACACGAATTTGTGCTTGAACGCGGGGGCCGCGTGCTTTCCCTTCCTCTCCTGCCGGGCAGTTCGACATCCGGCCTGATCGAGGAAATCAAGAAGCGCTTCGCCTGA